In one window of Bizionia sp. M204 DNA:
- the paaD gene encoding 1,2-phenylacetyl-CoA epoxidase subunit PaaD: MTTTEQNIDEKLVPILEKVSDPEIPVLSIMDMGVVRMAIIENNMVKVQITPTYSGCPAMDVIGDDIKTALKIAGYESEIELILAPAWTTDWITPRGRKALEDYGIAAPLSEEADKDVLLHGKRLVTCPQCGSINTRMVSQFGSTACKAQFQCDDCQEPFDYFKCLK; the protein is encoded by the coding sequence ATGACAACAACAGAACAAAATATAGATGAAAAACTAGTTCCGATTCTTGAAAAAGTCTCCGATCCAGAAATACCTGTATTATCAATTATGGATATGGGCGTCGTTCGCATGGCAATCATAGAAAATAATATGGTTAAAGTTCAAATTACACCAACCTATAGTGGTTGCCCTGCTATGGATGTTATTGGAGACGATATTAAAACGGCCTTAAAAATTGCGGGATACGAATCTGAAATAGAGTTAATTTTAGCGCCAGCTTGGACAACCGATTGGATTACACCAAGAGGTAGGAAAGCATTGGAAGACTACGGTATTGCTGCGCCATTAAGTGAGGAAGCAGATAAAGATGTCTTGCTACATGGGAAACGTTTAGTAACATGTCCACAATGTGGATCCATAAATACTCGAATGGTTAGTCAGTTTGGTTCAACAGCATGTAAAGCACAATTCCAGTGTGACGATTGTCAAGAACCGTTTGATTACTTCAAGTGTCTCAAATAG
- the paaC gene encoding 1,2-phenylacetyl-CoA epoxidase subunit PaaC, translating to MKQNLYKYILGIADNSLILGQRMGALTGHGPSLETDIACTNISLDLFGQVRSYYQYAAKIAGDKRTEDDIAMLRQEREYLNVLLVEQPDTDFAYTMARQFLFDVYHFLFLAELQKSTDLTLSAIAKKSIKEVSYHQRFSSDWIKRLGDGTEESHKRMQTAINDLWTYTDELFHQTEADKAMVKEGIGVDVTKLKEAYYKNVSDILEESTLEVPESKYFQKGGKQGIHTEHMGYILAELQYMQRAYPNMEW from the coding sequence ATGAAACAAAACCTATACAAATACATCCTTGGCATAGCCGATAACTCCTTAATTCTTGGCCAAAGAATGGGAGCCTTAACAGGTCATGGTCCTAGTTTGGAAACCGACATTGCTTGTACTAATATTTCTTTGGATTTATTCGGGCAAGTACGTAGTTATTACCAATATGCAGCAAAAATAGCTGGTGATAAACGGACGGAAGATGATATTGCTATGCTGCGTCAAGAACGTGAATACCTAAATGTGCTTTTGGTAGAACAACCAGATACGGATTTCGCTTACACCATGGCACGGCAATTTTTGTTTGATGTATATCACTTTTTGTTTTTAGCAGAATTACAGAAAAGTACCGATTTAACCTTGTCAGCAATTGCCAAGAAATCAATTAAAGAAGTGAGTTATCATCAACGTTTTTCATCCGATTGGATTAAACGTCTTGGTGATGGAACCGAAGAAAGCCATAAGCGTATGCAAACAGCCATCAATGATTTATGGACGTACACAGACGAGCTGTTTCATCAAACAGAAGCTGATAAAGCCATGGTTAAAGAAGGAATTGGCGTAGACGTAACCAAATTAAAAGAGGCGTATTACAAAAATGTATCCGATATTTTAGAAGAATCTACGCTAGAGGTTCCGGAATCTAAATATTTTCAAAAAGGTGGAAAACAGGGTATTCACACGGAACATATGGGCTACATTTTAGCGGAATTACAATATATGCAACGTGCGTATCCTAATATGGAGTGGTAA
- the paaB gene encoding 1,2-phenylacetyl-CoA epoxidase subunit PaaB, with the protein MSDKKNWPLWEVFVRSKNGLEHRHFGSLHAADAEMALENARDVYTRRNEGVSIWVVESKNITASNPEHNGEMFEPAQDKVYRHPTFYELPDEVKYM; encoded by the coding sequence ATGTCTGATAAAAAAAACTGGCCACTTTGGGAAGTCTTTGTAAGAAGTAAAAACGGATTAGAACATCGTCATTTTGGAAGTTTGCACGCTGCAGATGCTGAAATGGCATTAGAAAATGCACGCGATGTCTACACAAGACGCAATGAAGGTGTGAGTATTTGGGTTGTAGAATCCAAAAATATCACAGCATCCAATCCAGAGCATAATGGTGAAATGTTTGAGCCCGCTCAAGATAAAGTCTATCGTCATCCAACTTTTTATGAATTACCAGATGAGGTGAAATACATGTAA
- the paaA gene encoding 1,2-phenylacetyl-CoA epoxidase subunit PaaA, whose amino-acid sequence MSEEQIKNLEKQFEARIARDEKIEPKDWMPEKYRQTHIRQMSQHAHSEIVGMLPEGNWITRAPSLRRKVALLAKVQDEAGHGLYLYSACETLGVSRDELYEQLHSGKAKYSSIFNYPTITWADMGAIGWLVDGAAIINQVPLCNTSFGPYARAMVRVCKEESFHQRQGYEIMIKLANGTPEQKEMAQDALNRWWWPSLMMLGPTDAESIHTEQSMKWKLKRKSNDDLRQQFIDQTVPQADLIGLTIPDPDLKWNEEKGVYDFGEIDWDEFWQVVKGHGPMNKERMKARVGAWEKGEWVRDAAMVYAEKQQERKEKQAI is encoded by the coding sequence ATGAGCGAAGAACAAATCAAAAATCTAGAAAAACAATTTGAAGCACGGATTGCACGTGATGAAAAAATTGAGCCTAAAGATTGGATGCCAGAAAAGTATAGACAAACGCATATTAGGCAAATGTCTCAACACGCGCATTCTGAAATTGTGGGTATGTTGCCGGAAGGAAACTGGATTACTAGAGCACCTTCATTACGCAGAAAAGTAGCTCTTTTAGCCAAAGTTCAAGATGAAGCTGGTCACGGATTGTATTTGTATTCCGCTTGTGAAACTTTAGGCGTTTCACGCGATGAGTTATATGAGCAATTACACTCCGGAAAGGCCAAATATTCATCCATATTTAATTACCCAACCATTACATGGGCAGATATGGGAGCCATTGGTTGGTTGGTAGATGGAGCAGCTATAATTAACCAAGTACCTTTATGTAATACGTCTTTCGGGCCCTATGCGCGTGCTATGGTTCGTGTTTGTAAAGAAGAAAGTTTTCATCAGCGTCAAGGTTATGAAATCATGATTAAACTGGCAAATGGAACACCAGAACAAAAAGAAATGGCACAAGATGCTCTAAATCGTTGGTGGTGGCCAAGTTTAATGATGTTAGGCCCAACAGATGCTGAATCCATTCATACCGAACAATCCATGAAATGGAAATTAAAACGAAAATCTAATGACGATTTGCGTCAGCAGTTTATAGATCAAACCGTTCCTCAAGCGGATTTAATTGGGCTAACCATTCCAGATCCCGATTTAAAATGGAATGAAGAAAAAGGAGTTTACGATTTTGGCGAAATTGATTGGGATGAATTTTGGCAAGTTGTTAAAGGGCATGGCCCAATGAACAAGGAGCGCATGAAAGCACGAGTAGGAGCCTGGGAAAAAGGCGAATGGGTTCGTGATGCCGCTATGGTTTACGCAGAAAAACAACAGGAACGTAAAGAAAAACAAGCAATTTAA
- the paaE gene encoding 1,2-phenylacetyl-CoA epoxidase subunit PaaE, giving the protein MADFYNLKVADIYKETKDTVVVSFDIPDDLKTKFQFKQGQHLTLRKEINGEDIRRNYSLCSSPLDNEWKVAVKTIRGGVFSNYAFNTLKKGDELQVMAPHGEFFVDCEPESSKNYIAFAAGSGITPMLSIIKTHLLSEPNSTFKLFYLNRTVKSIIFKEEIEQLKNEFFGRFQVFYFLTKEQRDIPFLNGRFDKEKLVILTNRFIDVPDTNHAFICGPQDMIFLIRDELQAAGMPKENIHFELFFSGSSEEENRQIAEVLDEKVDGTQVTIIDGGKEFHFVMDDDFDNILDGALAAGADLPFACKGGVCSTCKCQVVEGSVKMKVNYALEEKEVAQNFVLSCQAVPTTDKVVVDFDV; this is encoded by the coding sequence ATGGCAGATTTTTACAACTTAAAAGTTGCAGATATATATAAAGAAACAAAAGATACGGTTGTTGTTTCTTTTGATATTCCGGATGATTTAAAAACCAAATTCCAATTTAAACAAGGGCAACATCTTACGTTGCGCAAGGAAATAAATGGCGAAGACATACGCCGGAACTACTCACTTTGCTCAAGTCCATTAGACAATGAGTGGAAGGTAGCAGTAAAAACCATTAGAGGCGGTGTTTTTTCTAATTACGCTTTTAATACGCTAAAAAAAGGTGACGAACTTCAAGTTATGGCACCTCATGGCGAGTTTTTTGTGGATTGTGAACCAGAAAGTTCTAAAAATTACATTGCTTTTGCTGCAGGAAGTGGTATAACGCCTATGTTGTCCATTATTAAAACACATTTACTTTCGGAACCTAACAGCACATTCAAATTGTTTTATTTGAATAGAACCGTTAAATCCATTATCTTTAAAGAAGAAATTGAACAACTTAAAAATGAATTTTTTGGTCGTTTTCAGGTGTTTTATTTCTTAACAAAAGAACAACGGGATATTCCATTTTTAAATGGTCGTTTTGATAAAGAAAAATTAGTGATTTTAACCAATCGGTTTATTGATGTTCCCGATACCAATCATGCATTTATTTGCGGACCTCAAGATATGATTTTCCTTATTCGCGATGAGTTGCAAGCGGCTGGAATGCCGAAAGAGAATATTCACTTTGAATTATTTTTCTCTGGAAGTTCCGAAGAAGAAAACAGACAAATTGCAGAAGTTCTAGATGAAAAAGTTGATGGTACTCAAGTTACGATTATTGATGGTGGAAAAGAATTTCATTTTGTTATGGATGATGATTTCGATAATATTTTAGATGGTGCATTAGCCGCAGGCGCTGATTTGCCCTTTGCTTGCAAAGGAGGCGTTTGTAGCACCTGTAAATGTCAGGTTGTAGAAGGTTCCGTAAAAATGAAAGTCAATTACGCACTTGAAGAAAAAGAAGTGGCACAAAACTTTGTGTTAAGTTGCCAAGCAGTTCCAACTACGGATAAAGTGGTAGTTGATTTTGATGTTTAA
- a CDS encoding TetR/AcrR family transcriptional regulator has translation MKSETRKEEIIKTAAKLFKEKGYSAVTMRDIATAMGMKAASLYNHISSKQELLKVIIISLAEAFTNGMQDIKTSDISTIQKVQAVVKLHVDITAQNTYGMASLNNDWMHLEEKRGYYLSLRNGYEADFRSILLEGIKQNEIINSNVEVMLFSILSTLRSLYLWIPKKEDVSPETLAVSLSQVLINGINK, from the coding sequence TTGAAGTCAGAAACCAGGAAAGAAGAAATTATAAAAACAGCAGCCAAACTATTTAAAGAAAAAGGCTACAGTGCTGTGACCATGAGAGATATTGCAACCGCTATGGGAATGAAAGCGGCTAGTTTGTACAATCATATTAGTTCCAAACAAGAACTACTAAAAGTGATTATTATTTCGCTGGCGGAAGCGTTTACCAATGGTATGCAAGACATAAAAACATCAGATATTTCAACCATTCAGAAAGTTCAGGCTGTCGTAAAACTTCATGTGGATATTACAGCACAAAATACTTATGGTATGGCTTCTTTAAATAACGACTGGATGCATTTAGAAGAAAAAAGAGGCTATTACTTATCATTGAGAAATGGTTATGAAGCTGATTTTAGAAGTATTTTATTAGAAGGTATTAAACAGAATGAAATTATAAATTCCAATGTGGAAGTTATGTTGTTTTCTATACTCTCCACACTGCGTTCACTCTACCTTTGGATTCCTAAAAAGGAAGATGTTTCCCCAGAAACACTTGCAGTAAGTTTAAGTCAGGTCTTAATCAATGGAATTAACAAATAG
- a CDS encoding rhodanese-like domain-containing protein: MGVFDFIFGAKKRQVQMYLDNGATILDVRNKHEWDRGHIEQAVHIPLDELRNRIAEVKQLKKPIVVCCESGVRSAKAAKYLNLQNIDATNGGGWVRLQSRL, translated from the coding sequence ATGGGGGTTTTTGATTTTATATTTGGTGCTAAAAAACGCCAAGTTCAGATGTATTTAGATAATGGCGCAACGATATTAGATGTTAGGAATAAACATGAATGGGATCGTGGTCATATTGAACAAGCAGTACATATTCCATTAGATGAATTACGCAATAGAATAGCAGAAGTAAAACAATTAAAAAAACCTATTGTTGTTTGTTGTGAAAGTGGTGTTCGATCAGCGAAAGCAGCTAAATACTTAAACCTTCAGAATATTGATGCAACCAATGGTGGTGGTTGGGTAAGATTACAAAGCAGATTATAA
- a CDS encoding DUF4230 domain-containing protein: MRKILFGAVITLVVLFAFKYCGDKKENQATLKESSALIQEQIKNVGKLIVTEGHFSQVLNYTNSKELFGSYFTSNKKALVVVNADVFISYDLSKIEYKIDESSKALTILSIPKEEIKISPDLEYYDIEADFFNPFEARDYNNIKELVKKSLLKKLDKSDMKANAQNRLISELAKFYILTNSLGWTLEYNNVEIINQDALNTLKL, from the coding sequence ATGAGAAAAATTCTATTTGGTGCTGTTATTACGCTAGTCGTGCTTTTTGCATTTAAGTATTGTGGCGATAAAAAAGAAAATCAAGCGACACTTAAAGAAAGCTCTGCGCTTATTCAAGAGCAAATTAAAAATGTGGGGAAGTTAATTGTTACCGAAGGACATTTTAGTCAGGTACTGAATTATACCAATTCCAAAGAGTTGTTTGGTAGTTATTTCACGTCTAATAAAAAGGCCTTGGTTGTTGTAAATGCGGATGTTTTTATATCGTATGATTTGAGTAAAATTGAATATAAAATTGATGAATCCTCTAAAGCATTAACCATCTTAAGTATACCTAAAGAGGAAATTAAAATAAGTCCCGATTTGGAATATTATGATATAGAGGCCGATTTTTTCAATCCGTTCGAGGCAAGAGATTATAACAACATTAAAGAGTTGGTAAAAAAATCCTTGTTAAAAAAGTTAGATAAATCTGATATGAAAGCTAATGCACAAAATAGATTAATAAGTGAGTTAGCAAAATTTTATATTCTAACCAATTCATTAGGCTGGACATTGGAATATAATAATGTGGAAATTATAAATCAAGATGCTTTAAACACCTTAAAATTATAA
- a CDS encoding response regulator transcription factor yields MNVKIAIVDDNSFLINAVKEKLSFFDDLDVKFTACHGSDLLLKLSGNHNLDLILMDIEMPILNGIESTEIVKQKFPHIKIIMLTVFDNDENIFNAIKAGADGYLLKEINAKDLYNGIQETMNGGAAMNPSIAMKTLKLLRNPMDIESKKDQEVIKLTQREVEVLEQLSKGLSYNLIAENLFLSAGTVRKHIENIYKKLQVHNKLEAVSKAKKNNLI; encoded by the coding sequence ATGAATGTTAAAATAGCGATTGTAGATGATAACTCATTTCTAATTAATGCGGTCAAGGAAAAATTATCATTTTTTGACGATTTAGATGTAAAATTTACAGCATGTCATGGATCTGATTTATTGCTTAAATTAAGTGGAAATCACAACCTAGATTTAATTTTAATGGATATTGAAATGCCTATTTTAAATGGCATAGAATCTACAGAAATTGTCAAGCAAAAATTTCCTCATATAAAAATTATCATGCTTACCGTTTTTGATAATGATGAAAATATTTTCAACGCTATTAAAGCGGGTGCAGATGGTTATTTGCTAAAAGAAATTAATGCCAAAGATTTATACAATGGGATTCAGGAAACCATGAATGGCGGCGCAGCCATGAACCCGTCCATTGCCATGAAAACGCTCAAATTATTACGGAACCCCATGGATATTGAAAGTAAAAAAGATCAAGAAGTAATTAAATTAACACAGCGTGAGGTTGAGGTGTTAGAGCAGTTAAGTAAAGGCTTGAGTTATAATTTAATTGCTGAAAACTTATTCCTTTCTGCAGGAACGGTTAGAAAACACATCGAGAATATTTACAAGAAATTACAGGTTCATAACAAATTAGAAGCTGTTAGTAAGGCTAAAAAGAATAATTTGATTTAG
- a CDS encoding sensor histidine kinase produces MKKILLVPIALLLGFYSFSQTQVRYLDSLGQTLHSLSEANQLQAINKIPYDKFVGDVRTSENFFFKGVDLAIKLEDSTTLGDIYLKLGQIYAYKENFEKRTEYVLKSIKIYESLGNHVKAGIAYGQLGYNLKYSDMENALRYMRKGIKLLEQEKNTTEIDPLYDNYGIVLTINKKRDSALFYTKKSLNLKKKLKDSVGLGYGYANVATVYADDNKLELAKIYIDSSSAVRTKIKDSYGIAVNYTHLADVLLKQNLFSDAIKNYQISASLAKKGKYKGLERYCYESISNAYVQMNDYKQAYLFGKKFQTLKDSVLNTETSNKVEQLKIEFETEKKENEILLQRADLAEKERDISEKNSFILGLAGLAAVISLLGFLVYNQQKLKNKQLKKEGELKEALVKIETQNHLQEQRLRISRDLHDNIGAQLTFIISSLDNLKYGFKLPDNLNAKLETISQFTTSTIYELRDTIWAMNKSEISIEDLQSRISNFIEKANTSSDAINFNFQVNKEVNSNKLFTSVQGMNIYRIIQEAVNNALKYANATVIDVQIFSKNDDFELIITDNGTGFNIKDVTDGNGLQNIKKRAHDLNAKLDIISSENQGTKIHVYRFENT; encoded by the coding sequence ATGAAGAAAATTCTACTCGTACCAATAGCATTGCTTTTAGGTTTCTATAGTTTTTCACAAACACAGGTTCGCTATCTAGATAGTTTGGGTCAAACGCTTCATTCGCTTTCAGAAGCTAATCAGTTGCAGGCAATTAATAAGATTCCTTATGATAAATTTGTGGGTGATGTTAGAACCTCTGAAAATTTTTTTTTTAAAGGTGTGGATTTAGCAATAAAGTTGGAGGATAGTACAACTTTAGGAGATATTTATTTAAAGTTGGGACAGATTTATGCGTACAAGGAAAATTTTGAAAAGCGAACCGAATACGTTCTGAAATCAATAAAAATTTATGAGTCGCTTGGCAACCATGTAAAAGCAGGAATTGCTTATGGGCAACTTGGTTATAACTTAAAATACAGTGATATGGAAAATGCCTTACGCTACATGCGAAAAGGTATTAAGTTATTGGAACAAGAGAAAAACACAACAGAAATAGATCCGCTTTATGATAATTATGGTATAGTTCTTACCATTAATAAAAAACGTGATAGCGCTTTATTTTATACTAAAAAGTCCTTAAATCTCAAGAAGAAATTAAAGGATAGTGTGGGACTTGGTTATGGCTATGCTAATGTTGCCACTGTTTATGCTGACGACAATAAACTGGAACTAGCCAAAATTTATATTGATAGCTCAAGCGCTGTAAGAACTAAAATAAAGGACAGTTATGGCATTGCCGTAAATTATACCCATTTAGCCGATGTGCTACTTAAGCAAAACTTATTTTCAGATGCTATAAAAAATTATCAAATAAGTGCGTCTTTAGCTAAAAAGGGGAAATATAAAGGGTTGGAAAGGTATTGTTATGAATCTATTTCCAATGCTTATGTGCAAATGAATGATTATAAACAAGCATATTTATTTGGCAAAAAATTTCAAACATTAAAAGATAGCGTTCTCAATACTGAAACAAGCAATAAAGTAGAGCAATTAAAAATAGAGTTTGAAACCGAAAAGAAAGAAAATGAAATCTTGCTTCAACGTGCTGATTTAGCGGAAAAAGAACGCGATATTAGTGAGAAAAATAGTTTTATTTTAGGCTTGGCTGGTTTGGCTGCGGTAATTTCATTATTGGGTTTTTTAGTTTATAATCAGCAAAAACTGAAAAACAAACAGCTTAAAAAAGAAGGCGAACTCAAAGAAGCCTTGGTTAAAATTGAAACACAAAATCACTTGCAAGAACAGCGCTTACGCATAAGTCGCGACTTGCATGATAACATTGGTGCGCAACTCACGTTTATAATTTCCTCTTTAGATAATTTAAAATATGGGTTTAAACTTCCAGATAATTTAAATGCTAAATTAGAAACCATTAGTCAATTTACAACATCCACTATTTACGAGCTGCGCGATACGATTTGGGCTATGAATAAAAGTGAAATTTCTATTGAAGATTTACAATCTAGAATTTCAAATTTTATTGAAAAAGCGAATACCTCTTCAGATGCAATTAACTTCAATTTCCAAGTAAATAAGGAGGTCAATTCTAATAAATTATTCACCTCTGTTCAGGGCATGAATATTTACAGAATAATCCAAGAAGCTGTAAATAATGCCTTAAAATACGCCAATGCCACGGTTATTGACGTTCAAATTTTTTCTAAAAATGATGACTTCGAATTAATCATTACGGATAACGGAACGGGGTTTAATATAAAGGATGTAACCGATGGAAACGGCCTGCAAAATATTAAGAAACGTGCACATGATTTAAACGCAAAGTTGGATATTATAAGCTCTGAAAATCAAGGAACAAAGATTCATGTTTACAGATTTGAAAATACGTAA
- a CDS encoding DUF6252 family protein, translated as MRTLKQFTVFMMIASFVSITACKSDDDGGDPAASGGASGVITAKIDGNSFQSLEITSTASQVTAGPNTTVTLQGNSSTQGFSIIINAFDGVGTYEITDSNVFIVASYIEPNVSNPTATQTWNAPYQDSGVVGEIKVSEDSDTNIKGTFSFQCKNANDDSVKNITEGTFNLTKQIF; from the coding sequence ATGAGAACTTTAAAACAATTTACCGTATTTATGATGATTGCATCATTCGTTTCAATAACAGCTTGTAAAAGCGATGACGATGGAGGCGATCCAGCAGCATCAGGTGGCGCTTCTGGTGTTATAACCGCTAAAATAGACGGAAATTCTTTTCAATCTTTAGAAATTACATCAACAGCTTCACAAGTTACAGCAGGTCCAAATACAACCGTAACTTTGCAGGGGAATTCTTCAACCCAAGGATTTAGTATAATTATTAATGCGTTTGATGGTGTTGGAACTTATGAAATAACCGATAGTAATGTTTTTATCGTGGCATCTTACATAGAGCCTAATGTTTCAAATCCAACGGCAACCCAAACATGGAATGCGCCTTATCAAGACTCTGGTGTGGTTGGAGAAATTAAAGTTTCTGAAGATTCAGATACGAATATTAAAGGAACGTTCAGTTTTCAGTGTAAAAACGCAAATGACGATTCGGTGAAAAACATCACGGAAGGAACGTTTAATTTGACAAAGCAAATTTTCTAA
- a CDS encoding GSCFA domain-containing protein yields MNLQTKIPLKPQTHNQIDYHANVLLLGSCFVENIGQKLDYFKFRNLQNPFGILFHPLAIQNLISNAVTKKVYKEEDVFFHNEQWHSFEAHSVLSNTSKTALLDELNAQIQFTRNQIESASHIIITLGTAWVYRDIESTTVVANCHKVPQKKFSKELLSVTDILKSLQVFVQHIKSVNQSANIIFTVSPIRHLKDGFIENTQSKAHLLTAIHALLNEKASPNKGQLYYFPSYEIMMDELRDYRFYADDMVHPSQTAIHYIWNAFKTVWVSESASKTMGAIDEIQRGLQHKPFNPNSEAHQLFLKKLSEKKEKLEAGFPFMSF; encoded by the coding sequence ATGAACCTCCAAACAAAAATCCCATTAAAACCACAGACGCATAATCAAATAGATTATCATGCTAACGTGCTTTTATTAGGATCTTGTTTTGTTGAGAATATAGGTCAGAAATTAGATTATTTCAAGTTTCGGAATCTTCAAAATCCTTTTGGAATTCTATTTCACCCATTAGCTATTCAAAATCTCATTTCAAATGCTGTTACTAAAAAGGTTTATAAAGAAGAGGATGTTTTCTTTCACAATGAACAGTGGCATAGTTTTGAAGCGCATTCTGTTTTAAGCAACACGAGTAAAACTGCTTTATTGGATGAACTGAATGCGCAGATTCAATTTACGCGAAATCAAATTGAATCAGCTTCTCATATTATAATAACATTAGGAACGGCTTGGGTATATCGTGATATAGAAAGTACAACAGTTGTTGCTAATTGTCATAAAGTTCCGCAGAAAAAATTCTCAAAAGAATTGTTGTCCGTTACCGATATATTAAAAAGTTTGCAAGTTTTTGTACAGCATATTAAAAGCGTGAATCAATCCGCAAACATTATATTTACGGTGTCTCCCATTAGACATTTGAAAGACGGTTTTATTGAGAATACACAAAGTAAAGCGCATCTTTTAACTGCTATTCACGCACTATTAAATGAAAAAGCATCACCTAATAAAGGGCAATTATATTATTTTCCTTCTTATGAAATTATGATGGATGAATTACGTGATTATCGTTTTTATGCCGACGATATGGTTCACCCAAGTCAAACAGCCATCCATTATATTTGGAATGCCTTTAAAACGGTTTGGGTTTCTGAAAGTGCATCAAAAACAATGGGAGCTATTGATGAAATTCAAAGAGGGTTGCAGCATAAACCCTTTAACCCAAATTCCGAAGCACATCAATTATTTCTAAAAAAACTTTCCGAAAAAAAGGAGAAATTAGAAGCAGGCTTTCCTTTTATGTCGTTTTAA